One Bos taurus isolate L1 Dominette 01449 registration number 42190680 breed Hereford chromosome 16, ARS-UCD2.0, whole genome shotgun sequence DNA window includes the following coding sequences:
- the SLC35E2B gene encoding solute carrier family 35 member E2B isoform X1 has translation MSASAKPPALGELDPGPGEKPGGRPLLAWAPVFSHRSEKIALGQSDGSPEEQVLTVTVTETTVIEADLGVWGARALTYLTLWFFFSFCTLFLNKYILSLLEGEPSMLGAVQMLSTTLIGCVKIFVPCCLYQHKTRLSYPPNFIMTMLFVGLMRFATVVLGLVSLKNVAVSFAETVKSSAPIFTVILSRTVLGEHTGLLVNLSLIPVMGGLALCTATEMSFNFLGFSAALSTNIMDCLQNVFSKKLLSGDKYRFSAAELQFYTSTAAVAMLVPAWIFFMDLPVIGRSGRSFRYSQDVVLLLLADGVLFHLQSVTAYALMGRISPVTFSVASTVKHALSIWLSVIVFGNKVTSLSAVGTVLVTAGVLLYNKAKQQQREAMQSLASATTQPPDGSSELLLPQDPRPHH, from the exons ATGTCGGCATCTGCGAAGCCCCCAGCCCTGGGGGAGCTGGACCCGGGCCCTGGCGAGAAGCCTGGGGGACGGCCGCTCCTGGCCTGGGCCCCCGTGTTCAGCCACCGGAGTGAGAAGATCGCGTTGGGCCAGAGCGATGGCAGCCCCGAGGAGCAGGTGCTCACAGTCACCGTCACAGAGACTACCGTCATCGAGGCAGACTTGGGCGTGTGGGGCGCCCGCGCCCTGACCTACCTCACGCTCTGGTTCTTCTTTAGCTTCTGCACCCTGTTTCTCAACAAGTACATCCTGTCCCTGCTGGAAGGGGAACCCAGCATGCTAG gggctgtgCAGATGCTCTCAACCACGCTTATTGGCTGTGTTAAAATATTCGTTCCCTGCTGTTTGTATCAGCACAAAACTCGGCTTTCTTACCCACCCAATTTCATCATGACGATGCTGTTCGTGGGCCTGATGAG GTTTGCAACAGTGGTGTTGGGTCTAGTCAGCCTGAAAAATGTGGCGGTGTCCTTTGCTGAGACCGTGAAGAGCTCAGCTCCCATCTTCACTGTGATCCTGTCGCGGACGGTCCTGGGGGAGCACACTG GGCTACTGGTCAACCTTTCCCTCATCCCGGTCATGGGTGGCCTGGCACTGTGCACAGCCACCGAGATGAGCTTCAACTTCCTGGGGTTCTCAGCCGCCTTGTCCACCAACATCATGGACTG tTTGCAGAATGTTTTCTCCAAAAAACTCCTCAGTGGGGACAAATACAGATTCTC GGCTGCAGAGCTGCAGTTCTACACTAGCACAGCGGCCGTGGCTATGCTCGTCCCAGCCTGGATCTTCTTCATG GACCTGCCGGTGATCGGGAGGAGTGGGAGGAGCTTCCGCTACAGCCAGGACgtggtgctgctgctgttggCAGATGGCGTGCTGTTCCACCTGCAGAGCGTCACGGCCTACGCCCTCATGGGGAGGATCTCCCCTGTGACCTTCAG CGTCGCCAGCACTGTAAAGCATGCCCTGTCCATCTGGCTCAGCGTCATCGTTTTCGGTAACAAAGTCACCAGCCTGTCAGCTGTGGGTACCGTGCTGGTCACAGCTGGCGTCCTGCTCTACAATAAGGCCAAGCAACAGCAGCGCGAGGCCATGCAGAGCCTGGCCTCGGCCACCACCCAGCCCCCGGATGGCAGCTCTGAGCTGCTGCTCCCCCAGGACCCCCGGCCACACCACTGA